The stretch of DNA CAGGCCGAGCGCCTTGCGGTCCTCCGGGACGTAGGCGACCTTGTGGTCGATCGCCTGCTGCACCGTGTGGATCGACACGGGACGGCCCTCGATGAAGATCTGACCGCCGAGGTAGCGCCCGTAGGAACGGCCGAACAGCGACCGAGCGAGCTCGGTGCGGCCGGCGCCCATGATGCCGGCGAAGCCGACGATCTCGCCCCGGCGGACGTGGAAGTTCGAGCCCTTGCAGACCAGCCGGCCGGGCACCTGCGGGTGCTCGACGGTCCAGTCCTTCACCTCGAAGAAGGTGGCGCCGATGTTCGGCGTGTGCTCGGGGAACCGCGCCTCGAGAGAACGGCCGACCATGCCACGGATGATCCGGTCCTCGTCGACGCCACCGGCACCGACGTCCAGCGTCTCGACCGACTTGCCGTCACGGATGATCGTGATCGAGTCGGCGATCGCCGCGATCTCGTTGAGCTTGTGGGAGATCATGATGCTGGTCAGGCCACGGGAGCGCAGGCCCCGGAGCAGGTCCAGCAGGTGCGCCGAATCGTCCTCGTTCAGTGCCGACGTCGGCTCGTCGAGGATGAGCAGCTTCACGTTCTTGGAGAGCGCCTTGGCGATCTCGACGAGCTGCTGCTTGCCCACGCCGATGTTCTTGATCACCTCGTCGGGCGACTCGTCCAGGCCGACGCGCGCCAGCAGGTCGACCGCGCGGCGACGGGCCTCGGCCCAGTCGATGCCGAGCGAGCCCTTGACCTCGTTGCCCAGGAAGATGTTCTCGGTGATCGAGAGCTCGGGGATGAGCGCGAGCTCCTGGTGGATGATCACGATCCCGGCGTGCTCGCTGGACTTGATGTCCTTGAAGCGGACCTCTTCGCCGAGGTAGTTGATCTCACCCTCGTAGGTGCCGTAGGGGTACACCCCCGAGAGCACCTTCATCAACGTCGACTTGCCCGCACCGTTCTCCCCGCAGATCGCGTGGATCTCCCCGGCACGAACCTGCATGCTCACCCGGTCCAGGGCCCGGACCCCCGGGAACACCTTGGTGATCGACCGCATCTCCAGGATGACTGGGCCGTCCGTCATTTCACGCTCCTCGTGCCACACTGCACACCGCGACCCCGCGGGTCCGGACAGACACTAGGCAGGGCACCCCATCGCGTCAACTCATGAACGCAAGGCCGTGTCCGTACCCTCACCGCATCGTGACCTCGCCGTGACATTGGCATCCGTTGCCATCGGCCCGCCCCGACTCCGCCCGAGTCTTCACGTCCGGATCCGCCCGACTTCA from Cellulomonas sp. NTE-D12 encodes:
- the mmsA gene encoding multiple monosaccharide ABC transporter ATP-binding protein; this translates as MTDGPVILEMRSITKVFPGVRALDRVSMQVRAGEIHAICGENGAGKSTLMKVLSGVYPYGTYEGEINYLGEEVRFKDIKSSEHAGIVIIHQELALIPELSITENIFLGNEVKGSLGIDWAEARRRAVDLLARVGLDESPDEVIKNIGVGKQQLVEIAKALSKNVKLLILDEPTSALNEDDSAHLLDLLRGLRSRGLTSIMISHKLNEIAAIADSITIIRDGKSVETLDVGAGGVDEDRIIRGMVGRSLEARFPEHTPNIGATFFEVKDWTVEHPQVPGRLVCKGSNFHVRRGEIVGFAGIMGAGRTELARSLFGRSYGRYLGGQIFIEGRPVSIHTVQQAIDHKVAYVPEDRKALGLNLLDTIQDTVVAADLRRISKRSVIDADAAYLAAERYRKALNVKANSVTEGVVKLSGGNQQKVLLGKWMFPEPDLLILDEPTRGIDVGAKFEIYGLINRLADAGKGVVVISSELPELLGLCDRIYTIFEGAITGVVDRADATQESLMRLMTGAASAATH